DNA from Planctomycetaceae bacterium:
CTAACTTTTGCGGCAAGTTTCTTTTCGCTATCAACGACTTTCTGTTCGTACGTCTCTGTAACATAAACATCTCTTTCGAGATCAGCAACGTTCGGCCAGGGGCTTTCCATCGCGAATTTCGTAGCGGCTTCAATCGCGTCGTTCGCTTTGGTTTTAATAGCGTCCAATTCTTCCTGCGTCGCAAGATTTTCGGCAATCAGTTTATTCGACAGCACAATAATCGGGTCTCTGTCGCGCCACTGCTTTTCTTCTTCTTTTGTGCGGTAAACCTTTGGGTCGCTTCTGCTGTGGCCGTACCAACGGTATGATTTCGCTTCGACCATAATAAGTTTGCTGTTTTTGCGTGCGAATTCAATCGCTTCCTGCATCGCAAGATACATCGCGACAACGTCCTGACCATCGACAATCATCGCCGGAGCATCATAAGATGCGGCTCTGACAGCGATATCTGTAACATTACTTGCCCTTGCAGTACACTCAACAGGACTGCCTGAAAACGGAACGCTCATTCCGTAAAGATTGTTTTCAATCACAGCAACAAGCGGAACATTCATAACCGAAGCCATATTCATTGATTCATGGAAAGTGCCGGTGTTTGTTGAGCCGTCGCCGAAGAATGAGATTACGACTTTGCCCGTCTTCTTATATTTTTCTGCAATCGCAGCACCAACCGCTGTCGGCTGATTTCCGCCGACAATACCTGTCGAGCCGAGGTTGCCGTTCTTAACGTCAGCGATGTGCATCGAGCCGCCCCTGCCGTTGCAGTAGCCGGTTTCTCTGCCCATCAATTCTGCCATCATACGATTCCAGTGCGTTTGTCTTTCCTGTTCGTTTTTGGCGTATTTGTTGCCCATCGCGCCGCAATGGCCGTGACCTCTGTGGGTCGAGCCGATTACGTCGCCGATTTCCAAAGCAGCTATCGCGCCAGTTGCAACAGCTTCCTGACCGGCGTAAAGGTGCGATGCTCCCTTAATAATGTTCTGGCCGAGAAGGTCATAAACCTTTTCCTCAAAGAATCTTATCTCGTGAATCGTCCTTAACCAGTCTTTTACCTGCTCAAGCGTGATTTTCTTGTGCGAAATCAACTCTTTTATCGCAGGTGTCTTTGTTTTTCTCTTATCATCAATTTTAAATGCCATTTTTAACTCCAAAATTAACCAACATTGTTCATTTGTGTAATATATCATTTAACGAACTTTCAAAAAAGTCTTTTTGGCCTTAAAAATGTTTGTTTTTCGCAAAAACAAGCCTGAACGAACACAAATAAACATAAAAAGACTTGAAAGCAACCAAACAATACAGTATAATACATAAATTAAACACAAATAAACATTGTTTTTAAGGTGTAATATGGGATTATCCGCTGAAAGCAGATGTAACTACATACTCGAATGCCTGAAGACCAACGGCAAAATAATTGTCCGCCAAGTCGCCGAAAAATTCGACGTAACAGAAGTTTCAGTTCGCAGAGATTTGGCAAGTCTTGAAAGAAAGGGACTTGTGAAAAAAACTTACGGCGGCGCGGTACCGGCCGGTTCGGAATTTAATCCTTCGGTCAAATTCCGTCATACGAAAAACTTAACCGCTAAAAAAAACATCGGCAAACTTGCGGCAGAACTCATCAATGACGGCG
Protein-coding regions in this window:
- a CDS encoding dehydrogenase E1 component subunit alpha/beta, whose amino-acid sequence is MAFKIDDKRKTKTPAIKELISHKKITLEQVKDWLRTIHEIRFFEEKVYDLLGQNIIKGASHLYAGQEAVATGAIAALEIGDVIGSTHRGHGHCGAMGNKYAKNEQERQTHWNRMMAELMGRETGYCNGRGGSMHIADVKNGNLGSTGIVGGNQPTAVGAAIAEKYKKTGKVVISFFGDGSTNTGTFHESMNMASVMNVPLVAVIENNLYGMSVPFSGSPVECTARASNVTDIAVRAASYDAPAMIVDGQDVVAMYLAMQEAIEFARKNSKLIMVEAKSYRWYGHSRSDPKVYRTKEEEKQWRDRDPIIVLSNKLIAENLATQEELDAIKTKANDAIEAATKFAMESPWPNVADLERDVYVTETYEQKVVDSEKKLAAKVRDAGTAFAAAFAASTAKTKKDKTDEAKKKVAADFGMKVLNIGGALVEAQAEEMRRDKNVIILGEDVGLYGGAYAATKGLLGEFGMDRVIDTAISEAAITGAGVGAAIRGLRPIAEIMYVDFIAIALDQLMHNGAFNRYMFGGHAKVPMVLRTEGGLGRCIAAHHSKSLEPWLVNIPGLYVVMPSTPYDAKGLLKAAIRSDNPVVFIEHKSTYGNLGAVPTEEYIIPLGKADIKRAGSDVTIVSYSRMMDMALVAAEKLAADGINAEVIDLRTIKPMDIDTIAASVKKTKRLLTLCESFAMCGIGAEITRRIIDYKYNDGTTGFKTLAAAPVNMAAKDVPPPMSEPLENASVPTIDDVINAVKTMIK